The window GACCTGTATGGTAattgatattttttcctctgatCCTGCTCAGATTTGAGTTTCTTTGGTCTAGATCTCAATTACAGTCCATCTTGTAATTTTGGGGAATGAGTACATCAACTTCTTTACAAATCTCTCAGaattttggggcacttgggtgcccCATTTGGTTttgtctgactcatgatttcggctcgggtcatgatcttgccATTGTGGGATTgagcaggctctgcacccagcttgagattctgtctcctcctgcccacccccccccaaattctcgagtgctctctctcaaatcttaaaaagaatcttacattttcaaaaaggaaTGCATCACTTGCCTTCTGCACAAGTCAGATAACATTGTCAGTGCTGGAGAGAACTTCAATCTTAGCTCCCCAAGTCTTCCAGGATAATAAAATCTGTGGGTTGAAGATTTATAAAGGGGATCTCATGCTTAATCAGCAAGAATAACGCACAAGAGAAATTAAAGGGGAGCTTTTTTAACTACATATAGTTAACTGATTCCCTGTCTCCTGACTTCTTACCAATGACCTTATGTGGAAAGATTTTCTTACTCAGGGAGCCACTTGTCATTTCTGATCCATATTGagttttcttaataattttttttacaaaaactgTACACTTAGACTATATTTCTTAAGTATTCATAGCCTTTATTCTATCTGGTATTAATAATTAATACTGGTATTGATACTACTTGATAACAGCCATGATCATTTGATAAGACATGAAGCAGAATCCACTGTCTTTTTGGGTTAATATACCATCTCTACTACTGATAGCATGTGGAAAGACAGAACTATTCTGTACCTCTTGTTTCCTTCACAGAGAGCTAGCTAGTGGCATCTGAAAAAGAACCGAGTTACCTGGCTGAAACTCCAGGTTGAAAGTGATGTACAAATACCTCTATAAAAGCCAGTGTTGTCAATCGTATGTAATGGCTGGATGCAAACTAGTAATCCAGATTTGAGAAAGGAAGAGTTTAGCTCATAAGTGGCTGTGCAGTTACTAGTGCAGTAGCTGTTGAGCCACTAGCCAAAGTCTTTGGGAAGGCTAGTAAGCCATCCTCAGCCATCCCGCATCCTCAGAAGCATGCCCACATCTGGCTGTGGGAGTGAGGACAGATCGGTGCTAGAACCACATTTCCCTTCTTACCGCAAGTCCTCACTCTACTCAGGCTTTTCTCAGCCGCTGTTACCACACTTCTACCACATTTAATCACAAAGTGCTAGATCTTAAAGGTACCAAATAGCTTTTTTTTGTGACTAAATATCTTCACCAGAGTTGGCACCTTTTTGGAGATCCTCTGAGATCTTATCTTAACTGACTGACTcacttggaagaaaaagaaaagtgagaggcACTTTGTTTTACATTATAGTTCCTCAGTTTGGGTACAAGCAGAGGTGGTGATTCCCACAGAATAAATACTGTCTTTGCGTTATTTAATACAACTTCTCAGAATCCACTCTtgtttgagttttcttttaagataggGATGACTATGAGTCAGTTTGAgatttcaaaataagtaaaaaaacttTTTGTGGCAGTCACACTGTTGCCTTTCTCCCTGCAAAGATCCTAAATTCAGGTGTTCCCCAAAGTAGTTTTTAAGTTGAAAGTCATCCAAGATAGATAAAAATGATATTAGAGTAAAAAGTTAAAGTAGTACGAATTTAAGATTCTGGGAAAATTTCTTAGGTTCATTTTAGTAACTATTAAAATTGAATTggtgggatgcctcggtggctcaaccgctttggctcaggggctgatcctgggatcctgggatcaagttccacatcaggcttcccgcatggaacctgcttctcccctctgcctgtgtctctgcctctccctgtgtgtctcatgaataaataaaattgaattggtGATGTTGAGCAGAAGAAATTCTTACAAGCTGATCCTTCGAATCTTGTCTTAGTTAAGAGGATGGTGGAATGGAAGCCTTCATTTTCACTGTTGCCTCTCATGTTTGGGTGTGGTCCTTAATGCTGTGTTGCTGGCCTGGCAACTTTCCAGATTGAAGCCACAATTTTGATAGAGTTTGCcagttttataatatatgtagacTTCTGGGGCTTTGTTgggcaatttaaaaatttttgaagtaattttgCCTGGCACACCTggggggtggctcagcgattgagttaCCTACCTTTCTctggctaagggtgtgatcccgcagtcccaggatcaagtcccacatcaggctccctgcatggagcctgattctcataattatgaaaattaattaattaatttttcctgCGGCttatgtaaactttaaaaaattaggggtgtaaaatataatgtttttctgtttttttttcctttaaaataacaCATGGTTGTAACCACTGCATTTTGTTtagactgtttcttttttcttttcttttttttagatttatttatttattcattcattcattcatgagaatcacacacagagaggcagagacacaggcagagggagggagaagcaggctccatgcaaggagcccgatgtgggacttgatccggggtctccaggatcacaccctgggctgcaggcggcgctaaaccgctgcaccaccggggctgccctagaccttttttttttcttaaagattttatttattcaagagagacacacagaggcagagacacacaggcagagagataagcaggctccatgcagggagccaggatcacgccctgagctgaagggaggtgctcaaccactgagccacccaagtattcCTGTTTAGGCCACTTTTAGTCAGATACATGAAAGTTCTTGAGTTAGAACTGCGTTTTCTAAACTTTTTCttacccttttttgtttttaatctgtaaaagTCTGCTTTTACTTTTTCAGTAATATATTTACGTGAATTTGAAACAATTTTAACTGAGTTCTTTTCCAAACTTCTAATTTTGTATTGtagttaatattttcatataatgttAATTGATAATATTGGTGGCAATTTTTCCAGAATGCAAACATGATTGTATCTGTTCCTTGCTTAAACTTTTTCACTAGTTTTATATCACCTAGAtcaatgcttctcaaactatgCACCTAGATGGAAGAGTGGGAACACCTGGCTAGCTAATCACTAACATTAGCACTTAACATGCTGACATCATACCATACTTTCACATCTATTTATTGGTTTTATTCTCCAAACAAACCTATGAGGTACAGGCATTAGTGTCTTAAAATTTCTATGAGAATTTTATTCTACTCCATAAtattttaaaggttgtatttatttattcatgagagagacacagagagaggcagagacacaggcagagggagatgcaggctccctgcagggagcccgatttgggactcaatcccaggaccccaggatcacgacatgagccaaaggcagaagctcaaccactgaaccacctataatacttttttattacaaaaagatTTTTACGTACCATCAAGTAAAATTGATATTTCAAGAAGATCTCTATCCTATTTGTCttctgtgaccttttttttttttttaagattttctttttaagtaatctctacacccagtgcagGGGCtggaactcaaaaccctgagttcaagagttGTATgccccactgagccagccagacaccccctCTTCTGTAACTTTTTATTCTTGTGGCACATCTTGTATAAATCCCTCAGTTTGAGAAGCGCTACTAGCTCATTGGATCCAAGGGTACatttctttgaataaaatagGGAATGAAGTCGTACTTAGTTACTAAcccaatattttttcaaataattctatttaGTAGACATGACATTTATTGTTATATGTGTTTCTAAAGTACTTTCTCTTGATCCCTGTATTTACCCTTATTTTGGATGAGCAGTAGTCTGTAAGAGACACTGAAGAGCCAGGCCTGCTCTGAGCCATGCTGACTTAGTTGTTCTGATTATATTCTTCATACTTGATGTCTTAAacattttgtttcccttctttaaaatgtacagaggcacctggctggctcggtcagtagtagagcacgtgactcttgatttgggggttatgagtttgaggcCCACGTTGAGTGCGGAGATaacttatacacacacaaacacacaaacataatgtaaaactaaaaaaaaagctgattGCACATGCACATTTCTGAACTGATACATTCCTACTGTTCCTTCTTAACAAGTCAGAAATATCCCTTCAGGGAAATCCTGTTTAGCTAGTGGCCACCTCTAGCACACCCAGATGCTCTCTCTGTGGTGCCACTATCCTAGATAAAGGATAAACAAGATAATGCTTATGTATCTTATTtaagactgtgagctccttgagggcaagaaCTTTGTGTTTTTATATCCCCTCTGGCCaaatacagtgcctggcacccagccaGTACCAAGAAATGCTTacttgaatgaatggatgagtgaatagACAAGCTCTTTATATTTAGTGTTTGATGTAACCTAGCTTTATTAGAAACTATGACTTGCTATAGGCCAAAGCATTCAACTGATGACAACTACATGACCCCTGCTCTCAGTCCATGCTTCAAGTCCAAGGTGGAATGGTTGTAGTTACTGTGGTAGTCCTTCATTGTGCTTACCTGtaataaaatagctttttattGGTACCTAATActttatcttccttcttttcagGAATTGTTGGATAAGTATTTAATAGCCAACGCAACTAATCCAGAGAGTAAGGTCTTCTATCTGAAAATGAAGGGAGATTATTTTCGGTACCTTGCTGAAGTTGCGTGTGGTGATGATCGAAAACGTAAGTATGTTTGGTTTATAGGTAAAgttaaaaaaggaagggaggataAGTGGGACACTGTGACAGTAGTCTCTATGTAATCTCCAGGTCctctgtaactttttaaaaaatcttggaatCTACATACGATAAAATTAATGTAGTGTGACCTTAATGttctaaaaagtgaaaatagccaTGAATTTACATTATgtactgtttttgaaaaattaaactcaaattcTGGTGATAATCTGctaagatattatttaaaagagGCTTAatcttgggcgcctgggtggctcagttgttcagcttcctactcttgatctcagctcagatctggATCTTTACAGTTGTGAGTTCAGGTCctatgctgggctccacactcagcgtgaaaaataatagtaataaagaaaaaataagagaggctTATTACTCTTTTATACTTTAGAGTTTGGTGAAGCATATTTTTTAGCCCCCTAGTAATTTGCATATGCTTTGAGAGTTTGTGCTGTTACATGGCCTCTTGTGTCATCGTACCTTGAAACTTACTGGAAATTACAAAGAGAATATAGAAACAGCATGTATGCTTTTTCTGTTTGACAATTTATTAACTACCTATTTTGAAGGATCATTACATTGACTACCAATACTTACAAGACCAAATTTCTGAGGAAGAGAGGTGAGTGAGAGTTTTGCTGGTATATAGTTTGTCATAGAAAATATAGATCTgggaaagagaataaatgaattgCTAGAGTTGATTgtaaaaaggaaatcaaagcaATTTATTAACAGTGGACTTAGCCTCCTGGAGTATTAGTAGCTGAGTACAAGTCAGGTCCTattaaattttgtgtatgtgcCTGCTATCATATTTATCAAGTTCTAGTTAGAAGTTTCACCCAATTCCTTATTTCTGGTaggtttattaatttgtttttaattttgcccCATCCAAAAAGAGTGTACTTTTTCAAGTAGTTACTGTGGCTTCCTACCCTCAAAGAGGTACTAACTGAAAGTGGAACAGTTTTACCACCCCAAATATCAGTGTAAttgaagatacaaagagaaaacTATTGCATCCTACTGTAACAATTTGTATACTAAACTTAATGATGTATAATTTCTGTTGCCATAAAGATAAGCAAAGCTGAAAGTAACAGATATTTGCAAGTCACAAGGATATCTTTGGGAGATTGGGACATAGCCCCAGCATTAATCTTATTTAACCCTTTCTAGCTTCCTGGCATTTCTATCCCTATCCATAGAATACTCCGGTAGACTGGGACTCATAGTCTGTATTCACAGCTTAGGAGCTGAGACCCCTTACTGCTACTCATTACAGTACTTCCTTAAATGCCAAACAGCAAGAACTCCTTACTATGTGAGGGCTCTACCAGCTATATTTAGATTAATAAGTGTGCCAtttctgaagaaggaaaaatcCTTATATTCAGGCCATAAAAAGGTTAACTTTACATTTCTGTTAGATGAGTATTTCTAAAGCTGTAATGGGCCAGCCAGTGGTCTCATTGAGAAAACCTACCTACTCTTTTGAAAGCATGGCCATAGTCAGATTAGAATTGGTAGCAATCACTGAACAGCATTTTTCAGGAAGGTAACCTTTTTATTAGGCCAGTAATCAATCTCTTGTCAgagcagattttattttgtattttgacaCTTTTCTATTGCCTTTCACATAATACATCTTGTTACCAAGGATTAGTATTGTTTTTACAAATAAGtcacaaaaaaagagattttgGTGGTATGATCTTTGTaaagtgttttcattattttgagaaGAGATAGccaaaatttttttctagctttatttaaGTATTATTGACGTGTATCggtgaaagtatttttaattgctaaatttccaattagtaaaattaaaagatatggaaaaagaaaattgtttgaGTTACAGATCTGGAAAAATCCAATTGCACTATCTCATACTGGGTTTTTTAAAGCTGATTATAAGCAAGcaacatgggacgcctgggtagctcagcagttgagcatctgccttcagctcagggcgtgatcctaggtccagggatcaagtcccacattgggctccctgcagggagcctgcttctccttcttcctgtgtgtctgcctctttctctgtctctcatgaataaataaataaaatctttaaaaaaataaagaaagcaacaTTATAAACTAGTTTCTCCATAAGCCGGTATGAGGTAATGTTTTCAATTTGCTACTATGGTTTTAAAGGAAGGCCACAGAGAAAAATCCAGCTCTACATGAGGTAGCATAAGTTAAAGGTTAATATGCTGTATACTTGATGGATATTTTCAGTATTGtgcttcttttgtctttttccccccctcaCAGAAACGATAGATAATTCCCAAGGAGCTTACCAAGAGGCTTTTGATATAAGCAAGAAAGAGATGCAACCTACACACCCCATTCGCCTGGGGCTGGCTcttaacttttctgtattttactacGAGATCCTTAATAACCCAGAGCTTGCCTGCACTCTGGCTAAAACAGTAAGTTTCGGGTCATTCTTACATGTTCTTACTCATATTGATGGGGTCATTGTCATAAACTGGGAATCTGAAAATGATTccattgagttttattttaattgatagTAGAACATAAAGTGGATGTTcacctattttataaaaatagtttatagtTGTAGAGTAATGCAGTTTGTTTTGATGCAAATATCTACCATGGATATTAATATTTACCAGGCTTTTGATGAGGCCATTGCAGAACTTGATACACTGAATGAAGATTCATACAAAGACAGCACCCTCATCATGCAGTTGCTTAGAGACAACCTAACAGTGAGTTGTTcgttcttttaattttatttttaagaataaaagtaCTTATATTTTAGTTCAGTCTTCCTATCATTTGGGGTGGTTATGTAAGAGCTACACTTTCTTTTAGAAAACGAGTATAAAGATACGTAAGTAAAAGTATTAAGTGCTTGTTAGTGTTTTGTATTGGCCATCTGTTCTTTTGTGGGCAGATTTTTAAGTTGAGTAGGCGTTTTATCAGACCTAGACCTTTCCTGAGAAGGTAGTAAGATTGTAGGAACTGTTAATATTAATGTCATTGGCTATTTATTTGATTGGAATGAAGATGTTGATAAATTACGTTAatatagaaagttttaaaaaaaaaaaaaagaaagaaagtttttgTGGTTgcagtattttcttcctttgggtAAATTAGCTACAGCAAGTTAGGGACTATGTAGGTATCTAAGCTTTCCTAAAATCCTGTTGAAGTGCCTTGTAATGAAAATTCACTTTGTGAGCTCTGCATGATGTCTTACAGGCATTTGATGGGGGAATAAACCTTAACCTCAATTTACTTCACCTTTGCCTGTAGGCCAAAACCTGTTTTACttaattatcttttgtttttctctctgctttgtgGATAGGCAGATAATGAAGGGAAaagtaatggagaaaaaaatataagttgAACTTAGCTTTTATAGGTTCAAGTAGATGGATATGTCAAAAATTTTAGGCTAAATGTGGCAGAAGTAATTCTCTAGGCCTTCAGTTTGGAGCTTTGTCTTTTGcaaggagggatttttttttttctttttctttccttctttttttttttttttttagtaccgTATCTGTTCAACTTTGCTGTTGAACAAGGAAGTTGTGATGCTTCATTCCCAGCCATTAGAATTCCCTGCACTTGTAGGGTAACACTGGAAGGATGGGCATAAAGCACTTCCATAGAAGAAGAGCAGATGGAGCCAGTACACCTCTTCTCAAGAATACTATGGAGCTAGAAATGCCAGTAGTCCCCTTGGTGTTGAATAGCGATTCATTTTTATGAACTGTTGATTGTAGTCAATAAGTATTGATAATCCCTTCTTCACTTCATTGTTCCATCCTAAAATTGGAGATTCCTTGGAGATCAATTCTGTCTTGACATCCTGTCTAATTCAGGAATGCTCTCTGCACCCTCCTGCCCACTGCTACTCCTTCTACCCATCAGGCAAGCATAGTAAGTTTGCCTCCTTTTTCCATAGGATAGCCTTTCAAATGTTTGGAAACCGTAATAATGGCTATGGTTCACCTTCtccctataaatttttttttgccttactCATCTCATAAATGATATTTCAGTAGTGCTTTCAGGAAGAGCATTAGGGCTGCTGTGAACAGAGAGAAAGTTAAAATCTAAGgatattgcctttttttaaaattatactatttaaaaagagagaaagctttaaaaatatactcaaatgGTGTATGTTTGTGTGTCATTTGTAAATGCATAGTGAAAGGTTTACAAAGATACACTTTGGGGAGGGAGTTGGTGGTGGTTGGGATTTTGAGAAACCTAACTTCCGTTCTAAGTCATGGTCTATTGTCTGGGTAACttaatttggttgttttttttttttcctcctagttaTGGACATCAGACAGTGCAGGAGAAGAATGTGATGCAGCAGAAGGGGCAGAAAACTAAATGCATACAGGGTGGTCATCCTTCTTCCCCTCGAGAAACCTTTTTACTCATCTCCATTCCTTATTCCATTTGGATTTCCTATAGCAAAGAAACCCATTCATGTGTATGGAATCAACTGTTTATAGTCTTTTCACACCACAGCTTTGGGAAAACTCCATTCCTTGATTTGTGTTTGTCTTGGCCTTCCTGGTGTGCAGTTACTGCTGTAGAAAAGTATTAATAGCTTCATTTCATATAAACATAAGTAACTTCCAAACACTTATGTAGAGGACTAAAAATGTATCTGGTATTTAAGTAATCTGAACCAGTTCTGCAAGTGACTGTGTTTTGTATTACTGTGAAGATATGAAATGTAGTCATTACAATTTAAAAGTGTTCCACATAACTTCTTAATTTCTACATTCCCTCCCCTACTCTTCTTCAGGGGTTTCCTTTCAGTAAGCAACTTTTCATGCTCTTAATGTATTCCTTTTTGGTAGGAATCCAGAAGTATTAGATTGAGTGGAAAGCGTTTGGCATTTCTGCGCTGGGGGTCACAAATTGAAATGCCTCCCGTATCATATATGATGGAGGTCTTGTGTATCTGTGACAACAGGAAGTTTCCTTACTCATTCTTCATTTGCTGCTGTTTAAGTTGACAACTTCCCTTCCCAATAAAAATTCACTTACACCTCCTGCCTTTGTAGTTCTGGTATTCACTTTACTATGTAATAGAAGTAGCATGTTGCTGCCAGAATACAAGCATTGCTTTTGGCAAATTAAAGTGCATGTCATTTCTTACTACACTAGAAAGGGGAAATAAAGTACACAAGTCCAAGTCTAAAACGTTAGTACTTTTCCATGCAGATGTGTACACATGTGAGAGGGTGTCCAGTTTGTCTAGTGATTGTCATGTAGAGAGTTGGACCACTATTGTGTGTTGCTAATCATTGACTGTAGTCCCAAAAAAGCCTTGTGAAAATGTTATGCCCTATGTAACAGCAgagtaacataaaataaaactacattttataAACCATTTACTATGGCTTTGTAACAATGGCACACTCGTTTTAAGGGACAGATGAATTTACTACTTTCTGAAGTTTACTGATACTTCCCTTTTATCTTATGTAAATTGTAGTGATACCTGTACCTGCATTGTGATTGACttgtctagggatgcctggaaATGTATAAAATTGGACTACATGTCTTAGAATTAGTATTTTACCATAGATCAGTTATGTGGGCCATCTCTTTTTCAGATGTAAATGATACCTAGTTAAGTGTTGTATGGAATAAAGTGGACATTTTGAAATTAGAAGAGTTAATTATGTGAGTATGAGTGCTTTGGCTGGTGTTAGAAGTATGCTTCAGTGGATATTGAAGCAGAATGTCAAAGTTTGAGAGTATATTACTTGTTTAGTTTTCAGTTTTTGTAAACATTGTAGTGCCATTAGTGAGtttcaaataattttgattttttttttttaattttttttaattttgattttataatatcACATTGGCTGTTACACTAACCTGTCTTAGATATTGacctgaggatttttttttttttttgacctgaggatttattttaaagtcagaagATAATCTGAAAAATTCAGCTGTGTAGGATTAACCTTTATCTCCTAAAATGTGACCATGAAAAGAATTGAATGGGACTTGGGGAGATACCCATTTAAATATAGAACTTTGGTCCCCCCAAATCTAAGTCAGTAagacactacttttttttttttttttttttttttaaattttatttatttatgagagacacagaggcagagacacaggcagagggagaagcaggctccatcccgggtctccaggaccagaccacaccctgggctgaaggcgctaaactgctgggccacccaggttgcccaagacactactttttaaataaaaagtttattgaaCATAGGAAGAGCATTGTGAATTAGGAGAAAGAATTACCACATTTTAACAAGTACTGGTAAGTACTATGTAATCACTGAGTAATTACAAAGTAGCCTGCCTGGTTGCTTGCtggctcttccttccttttccttttccttttccttttccttttccttttttccttttccttttccttttccttttccttttccttttccttttccttttcctcttccttttccttttttttctttttctttttctttttctttatctttttctttctctttttctttttctttatccttttctttctttctttctttctttctttctttctttctttctttctttctttttctttctctttcttagattttatttgagaaagagagcaagcatgagcagaggaatTTGGGGgtacagaggaaaagggagaagcagactccctgttgagcagggtgCCGACTTGGGACTCCCTTCCTGTattctgagatcgtgacctgaaccaaaggcagatgcttaaccaactgagccacccaggtgccacaaagTGGCCTTTCTCCTTAAAGAGCAGATTATTCTCAGCATTTAGTCTCAAATATCAGCCTCTCCTTGCTTTAGGAGAAAGTGGCCTCTTAAAAGGAACCGAGCCTTGTGGTATCTCTTTTGACCCTCTGATTCTGGGGCTTCTTTACGCTAGATGTAGAGTTTATTTGTAGAACACTGCTGAGAACTCAGTAGGAGAGAAAACACCTCAGAGGAAAGGAGTATGTGAATGAAGTTTCTGGTGGAGGAAAGGTTCAAAGGTGTATTTGTATTCGAACTTTTCAAATTACTTTCAGACCTCAAATGTTAAATCTTAACAACTATTTTATAATTCGAACTTATTAATTGGGAGGgtggtttgtttgggtttttttattttttattttattttttttgttgttttttgtttgggtttttttaaatgtcattttggACTTAATAAAACAATTTGGGAGGATTACATTCTAACATGGACTATCCAAAATAGAAGCATTGGGGATTCCTGTTCCCCAGTGAACAGTACAGTGAACTATGATTTGTTTTGAGATAAGAAAAACTACTTTTTGGTTGGGGGCGGGATTGGTAGAACAACATTCAGGTatataatttaaagtatttatcGGTAGAGACTTTActgtggttttttaaaatgaaaaacactagAAAGGAGGTGTGTAAAAATTCTATTagagtaaaataatttaagaaaatcagaattataatcacttattttttaaatgcactgaTTTTTAAGGAGTTGAgccaaa of the Vulpes lagopus strain Blue_001 chromosome 5, ASM1834538v1, whole genome shotgun sequence genome contains:
- the YWHAQ gene encoding 14-3-3 protein theta, with protein sequence MEKTELIQKAKLAEQAERYDDMATCMKAVTEQGAELSNEERNLLSVAYKNVVGGRRSAWRVISSIEQKTDTSDKKLQLIKDYREKVESELRSICTTVLELLDKYLIANATNPESKVFYLKMKGDYFRYLAEVACGDDRKQTIDNSQGAYQEAFDISKKEMQPTHPIRLGLALNFSVFYYEILNNPELACTLAKTAFDEAIAELDTLNEDSYKDSTLIMQLLRDNLTLWTSDSAGEECDAAEGAEN